The following proteins are co-located in the Piscirickettsia litoralis genome:
- a CDS encoding formylglycine-generating enzyme family protein, producing the protein MDHQKIDALPSTGPKLWSYKSPEYMNYPSAAGFCTWLAKKTGLPFKLPTEAQWMYAATDKGTMIYPTNNGKVEPCKNIRCVDLKGPQTVGQYPPNPMGIDFMMTFHQWTQDWYGDSYYWDSPKDNPQGPNQGTQKTLSGGGQLCILSYGWRLAI; encoded by the coding sequence ATGGATCACCAAAAAATAGATGCTTTACCAAGCACTGGACCTAAACTTTGGAGTTATAAGTCTCCTGAGTATATGAACTATCCGAGTGCAGCAGGTTTTTGTACTTGGCTGGCTAAAAAAACAGGGCTGCCCTTTAAGTTGCCTACAGAAGCACAGTGGATGTATGCGGCAACAGACAAGGGAACAATGATTTATCCGACAAATAATGGTAAAGTGGAGCCTTGTAAAAATATACGTTGTGTTGACTTAAAAGGGCCTCAAACGGTAGGACAGTATCCACCTAACCCGATGGGCATTGACTTCATGATGACATTTCATCAATGGACCCAAGATTGGTATGGTGATAGCTACTATTGGGACTCTCCTAAAGACAATCCTCAAGGCCCAAATCAAGGGACTCAAAAAACCCTTAGTGGGGGGGGGCAATTATGTATTTTATCGTATGGGTGGAGACTTGCCATCTAA
- a CDS encoding NUDIX hydrolase produces MLKKPDIPNKHLISYFVLFDEAASKILLVDHKNAQLWLPPGGHVEVNESPKAAAKRECFEELGIEADFWCETPIFVTSIMTTGRVAGHTDVCLWYVLKGSHRDRYHFDQDEFHEVRWFGDNELPWSLSDPHLQRFMKKLQKITAQNRED; encoded by the coding sequence GTGTTAAAAAAGCCTGATATTCCGAATAAACACCTTATTTCTTACTTTGTCTTATTTGATGAGGCGGCCTCAAAAATTCTGCTTGTTGATCATAAAAATGCTCAGCTTTGGTTGCCGCCAGGAGGGCATGTTGAGGTGAATGAGTCTCCAAAAGCAGCAGCTAAACGAGAATGTTTTGAAGAGTTGGGGATAGAAGCTGATTTTTGGTGTGAAACGCCTATTTTTGTTACATCTATCATGACGACAGGGCGAGTTGCTGGGCATACGGATGTCTGCTTATGGTATGTGTTAAAAGGTAGTCATCGTGATCGTTATCATTTTGATCAAGATGAATTTCATGAGGTGAGGTGGTTTGGTGATAATGAACTTCCCTGGAGCTTATCCGACCCACATCTGCAGAGATTTATGAAAAAATTACAAAAGATTACTGCTCAAAACAGGGAAGATTGA
- a CDS encoding formylglycine-generating enzyme family protein produces the protein MPGGTFTMGTDNPKYSDFYGSNQHPHQVTVSSFYMEKFLVTIGQMNIFKEMHNGEINNRPSGPHSLWSYRSPEDVNYFQAASFCAWLANKTGLPFKLPTEAQWMYAATDKGTMVYPT, from the coding sequence ATTCCAGGAGGCACTTTTACCATGGGAACGGATAATCCCAAGTATTCTGATTTTTATGGCTCGAATCAGCATCCACACCAGGTGACAGTTAGTAGCTTTTATATGGAAAAGTTCTTAGTAACTATTGGTCAAATGAACATCTTTAAGGAAATGCATAACGGTGAAATAAATAATAGACCAAGTGGCCCTCATTCTCTCTGGAGTTATCGCTCTCCAGAAGATGTTAATTATTTTCAAGCAGCATCTTTTTGTGCTTGGTTGGCTAATAAAACAGGACTGCCTTTTAAACTACCTACAGAAGCACAGTGGATGTATGCGGCTACAGACAAGGGAACAATGGTTTATCCGACA
- a CDS encoding NADPH-dependent 2,4-dienoyl-CoA reductase, protein MMHPHYPELFTPLDLGFTTLKNRVIMGSMHTGLEDIKDNGQSMAAYFAERAKHGASLMVTGGYAPNRSGWGYPFANKLTSKREIAYHKTVTDAVHLEGGKIALQILHTGRYSYHPFAVAPSAIKAPINKFKPRALTKFGIELTIRNFVRCATLAQQAGYDGVEIMGSEGYLINQFISTRTNKRTDQWGGSFENRIRLAVEIVRRTREAVGEKFIIIFRLSMIDLIPEGSNWEEVIQLAKAIEGAGATIINTGIGWHEARIPTIATSVPRAAFAAVTKKLKKEVSIPLVTSNRINTPDQVENLLKDGFCDLVSMARPFLADEQFISKAYQGKPDSINTCIACNQACLDHAFQVKRVSCLVNPRACYELELNYLPTKKVKRIAIIGAGPAGITAAIVLAKRGHIVTLFDANDCIGGQLNIAKQIPGKEEFHEMIRYFNYQVKHLDITLKLNHYVRKEDIIDQFDEVIISTGVKPRTPEIPGINHNKVLSYLDVLKNKMPVGQSVAILGAGGIGFDTAEYLLDDHPVNAGEFYQEWGIDIKMEHRGGLLPDHKKITGGT, encoded by the coding sequence ATGATGCACCCACATTACCCTGAACTGTTCACCCCACTGGACCTTGGTTTTACCACGCTTAAAAACCGAGTCATCATGGGGTCTATGCATACAGGGCTTGAGGACATTAAAGATAATGGGCAAAGCATGGCCGCTTATTTTGCCGAACGAGCCAAGCATGGGGCCTCGCTGATGGTGACGGGGGGGTATGCGCCTAATCGTTCGGGCTGGGGATACCCATTTGCGAATAAGCTCACTTCTAAACGTGAAATCGCCTACCATAAAACTGTGACTGATGCTGTTCACCTAGAAGGTGGTAAAATCGCCCTACAAATATTGCATACAGGCCGCTATAGTTATCATCCTTTTGCTGTGGCACCGAGCGCAATCAAAGCGCCAATCAATAAATTTAAACCTCGTGCTTTGACCAAATTCGGTATAGAGCTGACGATTCGTAATTTTGTGCGGTGTGCAACACTCGCTCAACAGGCCGGTTATGATGGTGTTGAAATTATGGGTTCAGAAGGCTATTTAATTAATCAATTTATTTCAACGCGGACTAATAAAAGAACAGATCAGTGGGGAGGTAGCTTTGAAAATCGTATTCGTTTAGCGGTTGAAATTGTTAGGCGCACCCGAGAAGCCGTCGGTGAAAAATTTATTATTATTTTTAGGCTGTCAATGATAGATCTGATTCCAGAGGGCAGTAATTGGGAAGAGGTCATTCAGCTCGCCAAAGCCATTGAAGGGGCTGGTGCGACGATTATTAATACTGGGATTGGCTGGCATGAAGCGCGTATTCCAACGATTGCAACATCTGTTCCACGGGCGGCTTTTGCTGCAGTGACCAAAAAACTGAAAAAAGAAGTTTCTATTCCATTGGTTACATCCAATCGGATTAATACCCCAGATCAGGTCGAAAATTTACTAAAAGATGGTTTTTGCGACCTTGTTTCTATGGCTCGGCCGTTTTTAGCGGATGAGCAATTTATTAGCAAAGCTTATCAGGGCAAACCCGATAGCATTAATACTTGCATTGCTTGTAATCAGGCGTGCTTGGATCATGCTTTTCAAGTTAAGCGTGTCAGCTGTTTAGTGAATCCTCGCGCCTGCTATGAGTTAGAACTTAATTATTTACCGACCAAAAAAGTGAAACGTATTGCAATTATCGGTGCCGGTCCTGCCGGTATTACTGCGGCGATTGTTTTGGCAAAGCGTGGCCATATTGTTACTTTGTTTGATGCCAATGACTGTATTGGTGGGCAGCTGAATATTGCTAAGCAAATTCCAGGTAAAGAAGAGTTTCATGAAATGATTCGCTACTTTAATTATCAAGTGAAGCATCTGGATATTACCCTAAAACTTAATCACTATGTTCGTAAAGAAGATATTATTGATCAGTTTGATGAAGTTATTATTTCAACGGGAGTCAAACCGAGAACACCAGAAATCCCAGGTATTAATCATAATAAAGTACTTTCTTATCTTGATGTACTTAAAAATAAAATGCCTGTGGGACAATCCGTCGCTATTTTAGGTGCCGGTGGTATTGGTTTTGACACGGCCGAATATCTCCTTGATGATCATCCTGTAAACGCTGGAGAATTTTACCAAGAGTGGGGAATTGATATTAAAATGGAGCATCGAGGTGGGTTATTGCCGGATCATAAAAAAATTACCGGCGGCACGTAA
- a CDS encoding DsbA family protein, whose protein sequence is MKKYLISSLIAPFALSSAFAASTTPFTPAQQEKIGEIAAQYIIDHPEVLIKASQKLQEQQMKAQEKQQITAAIKASKQLLNDPKTPVVGPKDAKVAVIEFFDYQCAYCSKVAPAIEKVMTDNPKIKFVFKDFPIFGQRWPTSTYAAEMGLVAYKQGGAKMYIAYHNGIYATGKDEGKLTNKDVDAVAKKAGVNLNKDKALLSAGKTPPPSIQANFQLAGGELGFRGTPAIIVMPTSGANENNVTVFAGYPANPQEGTPAAAAAIQQAIDKASQ, encoded by the coding sequence ATGAAAAAATATCTGATCTCAAGCTTGATCGCTCCATTCGCACTATCAAGTGCCTTTGCCGCAAGCACGACGCCCTTTACTCCAGCACAGCAAGAGAAAATCGGTGAAATTGCCGCTCAATACATCATCGACCATCCTGAAGTACTCATTAAGGCAAGCCAAAAGTTACAAGAACAACAGATGAAAGCGCAGGAAAAGCAACAGATCACTGCAGCCATCAAAGCAAGCAAACAGCTTCTTAATGACCCCAAAACCCCAGTGGTCGGTCCAAAAGATGCCAAAGTTGCAGTCATTGAATTTTTTGATTATCAATGCGCTTACTGCAGCAAAGTCGCACCCGCTATAGAAAAAGTCATGACCGATAACCCTAAGATTAAATTTGTCTTCAAAGACTTCCCGATCTTTGGTCAACGCTGGCCAACCTCAACCTATGCCGCCGAAATGGGCCTAGTCGCCTACAAGCAAGGTGGTGCAAAAATGTATATCGCCTACCACAATGGCATTTATGCAACAGGCAAAGATGAAGGCAAGCTGACAAATAAAGATGTTGATGCTGTGGCTAAAAAAGCAGGCGTAAATCTTAATAAAGATAAAGCCTTGCTCAGCGCCGGAAAAACACCTCCACCATCGATCCAAGCCAACTTCCAACTCGCAGGTGGTGAGCTGGGCTTTCGCGGTACTCCAGCTATCATTGTGATGCCAACCTCTGGAGCCAATGAAAATAACGTCACTGTTTTTGCCGGTTACCCTGCGAACCCACAAGAAGGCACCCCCGCTGCGGCCGCTGCCATCCAACAAGCCATTGATAAAGCCAGCCAATAA
- a CDS encoding APC family permease, with amino-acid sequence MQTENHHKIGIIGLTAIGVGTMIGSGWLFSSFYAAKIAGAGAYLSWIITSLIVLLLGLCLAEIASIYPKRGLMARLLTLSHNKEFAFICTIATWLGLTAVIATEAEGSVQYISSLSDSFGPMIFNSQIHQLTALGISIAIVMILAFGLINFWGVKVLSKSNVALTACKIAIPIITGLSIMFAAFHSQNFHSKQTPFLPYGVSSIFIAMIGSGMIYSFNGFQNIVSFASETRHPKRDIPLAIIFSILITLAIYLVLQTAFIGAITPNALKQGWQSLNFTSPFVQLTALLNLNFITIILYADSVISPSGTGLIYTGSTTRLLTAMSQDGQMPKFFNKIGIYNFSRRSLTFTVGFAITFLLLFRSWSALVSFLSLFYVISYMSIPLSLSKLHSNNLTGSFKAPFPKIILPAIFAFLSLLFAFSKFPYTGYVALFTVIAYGVYLLSQFKLTNDLRKTIKHSSLMILYIVTLAILSSLGPKTYGGYGFLSKLQFFPIIIIVSFIMYRLSLSWTTTKSDAPGTKISNSNTATYST; translated from the coding sequence ATGCAAACAGAAAATCACCATAAAATTGGCATTATTGGCCTCACAGCAATCGGTGTTGGCACGATGATTGGCTCAGGCTGGCTGTTTAGCTCATTTTATGCGGCAAAAATTGCAGGTGCAGGTGCTTACCTCTCTTGGATCATCACCAGCCTTATTGTCCTCTTACTTGGTCTTTGCCTTGCTGAAATTGCCAGTATTTATCCAAAACGTGGCCTTATGGCTCGTCTTTTAACCTTAAGCCACAATAAAGAATTTGCATTTATCTGTACCATAGCCACCTGGCTAGGACTCACTGCAGTTATTGCCACAGAAGCCGAGGGCAGTGTGCAGTATATCTCCTCTCTATCAGATTCATTCGGCCCCATGATATTCAATAGTCAAATACACCAGTTAACCGCCTTAGGCATTAGCATTGCCATCGTTATGATCTTAGCCTTTGGCTTAATTAATTTTTGGGGCGTTAAAGTTTTATCAAAGAGCAATGTTGCTCTGACCGCATGTAAAATAGCAATTCCTATCATCACCGGTCTATCTATCATGTTTGCGGCCTTTCATTCACAAAACTTTCATAGCAAGCAAACTCCCTTTTTGCCTTATGGAGTTTCATCAATTTTTATCGCCATGATCGGCTCAGGCATGATTTATTCATTTAATGGTTTTCAAAATATTGTTTCTTTTGCATCTGAAACTCGTCATCCAAAACGCGATATCCCACTTGCTATTATTTTCTCAATTCTAATCACCCTAGCAATTTACTTAGTATTACAAACCGCCTTCATTGGTGCAATAACTCCAAATGCACTCAAACAAGGCTGGCAATCATTAAACTTTACCAGCCCCTTTGTCCAACTTACTGCTTTACTCAATTTAAACTTTATTACCATTATTTTATATGCGGATTCGGTGATTTCTCCTTCAGGAACAGGCTTAATTTATACCGGCTCCACCACCCGACTGCTCACCGCCATGTCACAAGATGGTCAAATGCCGAAATTTTTTAACAAAATTGGCATTTACAACTTTAGCCGCCGTTCCTTAACTTTCACAGTTGGCTTTGCTATTACATTTTTACTGCTTTTTCGCTCATGGTCCGCCCTCGTCTCGTTCTTATCTTTATTTTATGTGATCTCTTACATGTCTATCCCATTGAGCCTTAGTAAACTTCATAGCAACAACTTAACAGGCAGCTTTAAAGCGCCATTTCCGAAAATTATACTGCCTGCTATCTTTGCCTTTTTATCCTTATTATTTGCCTTCTCAAAATTCCCCTACACCGGCTATGTCGCCCTGTTTACAGTAATCGCTTATGGTGTTTACCTACTCTCTCAATTTAAACTTACAAATGACCTTAGAAAAACGATAAAACACTCTTCGCTCATGATCTTATACATTGTCACTCTTGCCATTCTTTCTAGCTTAGGACCAAAAACCTATGGCGGTTATGGCTTCCTATCAAAATTACAATTTTTCCCCATTATTATTATTGTTTCTTTCATTATGTACCGTTTATCTCTCAGTTGGACGACCACAAAGTCAGATGCCCCAGGAACGAAAATTAGCAATAGTAATACGGCAACTTATTCAACATAG
- a CDS encoding ACT domain-containing protein, producing MKGQLDFSIVGVLKQVITPLADAAISVYTISTFDTDYILVKKDSFLSAVSVLSQYFTIEHNSDHAREAV from the coding sequence GTGAAAGGGCAGCTTGACTTTTCTATAGTGGGCGTATTGAAACAGGTGATCACGCCATTAGCCGATGCTGCGATCAGTGTGTATACGATATCAACGTTTGATACGGATTATATTCTAGTGAAAAAAGATAGCTTTCTAAGTGCGGTAAGTGTATTAAGCCAGTACTTTACTATTGAACACAACAGTGATCATGCTCGAGAAGCGGTATGA
- a CDS encoding NAD(P)H-quinone oxidoreductase → MDYIDITQPGGPEVLKLQQGNIPKISVGEVLIKVKATAVNGADLVQRKGHYPLPKDASPILGLEVSGVIEAVGDGVVGWQVGDRVCALTNGGGYAEYVNVPAEQCLPIPTGVSLLEAASLPETYFTVWSNVFDLAQLKKGERFLVHGGSGGIGSTAIQLAKGLGATVFTTAGSDEKCRVCTELGADYAINYREQDFVDVVLKATDNQGVDVILDMMGGEYTNRNLECAAINGRIVMIAFRNGAVAEINCKTLLFKWLTLTGNALRPQPLSIKAGIAKNLIKTVWPLFSENKLKPVIASVFSLEQASLAHELMESSQHIGKIVLEVH, encoded by the coding sequence GTGGATTATATTGATATTACTCAGCCAGGTGGTCCGGAAGTATTAAAGCTACAGCAAGGAAATATACCTAAAATTTCAGTGGGTGAAGTGTTAATTAAAGTAAAAGCGACCGCAGTGAATGGTGCTGATCTTGTACAAAGAAAAGGCCATTATCCGCTTCCTAAAGATGCTTCGCCTATTTTGGGTTTAGAGGTTTCTGGTGTCATTGAAGCCGTTGGTGATGGTGTTGTTGGTTGGCAAGTCGGTGATAGGGTCTGTGCACTGACGAATGGAGGTGGTTATGCTGAATATGTTAATGTCCCAGCCGAGCAGTGCTTACCGATTCCTACAGGTGTGTCATTATTAGAAGCTGCATCGTTGCCTGAAACGTATTTTACCGTGTGGTCGAATGTCTTTGACCTTGCTCAATTAAAAAAAGGTGAACGTTTTTTAGTTCATGGAGGTTCGGGTGGCATTGGTTCTACAGCAATCCAGCTTGCTAAAGGGCTAGGCGCAACAGTGTTTACGACCGCTGGCAGTGATGAGAAGTGTCGAGTATGCACGGAGTTAGGGGCGGATTATGCGATTAATTACCGCGAACAAGACTTTGTTGACGTTGTTTTAAAAGCAACAGATAATCAGGGTGTTGATGTTATTTTAGATATGATGGGTGGTGAGTACACTAATCGCAATTTAGAATGCGCAGCGATCAATGGTCGCATTGTAATGATTGCATTTCGTAACGGCGCTGTAGCGGAGATTAATTGCAAGACATTACTTTTTAAATGGTTAACCTTAACCGGGAATGCCTTGCGGCCTCAGCCGTTAAGTATTAAAGCTGGCATTGCAAAGAATTTAATAAAAACAGTTTGGCCATTATTTTCTGAAAATAAATTAAAGCCTGTTATTGCGAGTGTCTTTTCCTTGGAACAAGCAAGCTTAGCGCACGAGCTTATGGAGTCCAGCCAGCACATTGGTAAAATTGTGCTTGAGGTTCACTAA